In Silene latifolia isolate original U9 population chromosome 3, ASM4854445v1, whole genome shotgun sequence, a single window of DNA contains:
- the LOC141649973 gene encoding uncharacterized protein LOC141649973, with protein sequence MAECGSDVKEWVEACWKEMGESECVKMMVGCWAIWEHRNKVIFDNITVEPSVIVTRVKDVIHEGVGECEDEGKEKRRAAGSRERSEQEEGWKRPRDGYVKLNVDAGVKEGEGITTGVVCRDARGDVLWGMSIGREQQWEVHIAEACAVLDGLEEAARRGTQFLEVESDCLQVIEAIKGKQTGRSMFSLLIEDIIACSTQFQSVSWLHVSRSNNCVAHALAHCNPRVLGRVVWDDGLPLSINAVVRFDRLFN encoded by the coding sequence ATGGCCGAGTGTGGGAGCGATGTCAAAGAGTGGGTGGAAGCTTGCTGGAAGGAGATGGGTGAATCGGAGTGTGTAAAGATGATGGTAGGTTGTTGGGCTATTTGGGAACACCGAAATAAAGTCATCTTTGACAATATTACGGTAGAACCGAGTGTCATTGTTACCCGGGTGAAGGACGTTATTCACGAAGGGGTTGGGGAGTGTGAAGACGAGGGTAAGGAGAAAAGGAGAGCTGCTGGGTCACGGGAACGAAGTGAACAGGAAGAGGGGTGGAAGAGACCGCGAGATGGCTATGTTAAACTCAATGTTGATGCGGGTGTGAAGGAGGGTGAGGGAATTACGACGGGGGTTGTGTGTCGAGATGCGAGGGGTGATGTTTTATGGGGAATGTCGATTGGGAGGGAACAGCAATGGGAGGTGCATATTGCTGAAGCTTGTGCGGTTTTGGACGGATTGGAGGAAGCGGCGAGGCGCGGTACCCAATTTCTGGAGGTGGAGAGTGATTGCTTACAGGTCATTGAAGCTATTAAAGGAAAACAAACGGGAAGAAGCATGTTCTCATTGCTGATCGAGGACATCATTGCGTGTAGTACTCAATTTCAGTCGGTTTCTTGGCTTCATGTATCTCGCTCTAACAACTGTGTAGCTCATGCTCTTGCTCATTGTAATCCTCGTGTATTGGGTCGTGTTGTCTGGGACGATGGGTTACCATTGTCTATAAACGCTGTTGTACGTTTTGATCGCTTATTTAATTAG